In Calothrix sp. PCC 7507, one DNA window encodes the following:
- a CDS encoding PAS domain S-box protein, with protein MMKLSIIHKLRAVFILALAVLVINAVVSYGNTMQLIHVQRWVTDSQEIITQLENILATIKDVETAQRSYLLFANAEDFKTYLEARQKTDSNLQILSKLTQQKQELISELEQKITNRFNTLQAEVAVYQNQGFDVARQLVLSHRTQTYSNDIQQLIHKFIDAQKNVLQQRIQQSQVISHKSITSFSLAAFVDLVLLAVLYDLVWRYITRLQQTELALRQSENRLRAIIDAEPECIKLIARDGTLLEINASGLAIMEVESADALIGKSVYDAIAPEYRKDYLALHEIVCQGDRGTLEFEIVGFRGTRLWMETHAVPLLNESDGTFLHLAVTRDITKRKFAEQKIREQAALLDVTTDAILVRNIHNQILFWNQGAERLYGWKAEEVLGKNVVGLLYHATKPQLHDALFTVVNKGEWRGELQQLNKDGREIIVESRWTLVRDENGQAKSILSVNTEITQKKQLEAQLLRSQRLESIGTLAGGIAHDLNNVLAPVLMSVHLLQLKLPDQQSQRVLQTLEKNVRRGANLLKQVLSFARGMEGKRTIVQVRQLVQEIEQIVKQTFPKSITCQTELAENLWYISGNTTQLHQVLMNLVVNARDAMPDGGSLKIEVENLVIDQHDAQVHLDAQEGSYIAISVIDTGTGMPPEIQERIFEPFFTTKEIGKGTGLGLSTALGIIKNHGGFLNVYSEVNKGTEFKVYLPVSSDNITPALSPEIEPHKGDGELILVVDDEAVIREITKASLETYNYQVLTANNGVEAVAIYAQYQQKISVVLLDMMMPTMDGAIAIRTLQKINPHVKIIAISGLLSSQNIAEVAGMGVKAFLAKPCTAQELLQTIGAINSQN; from the coding sequence ATGATGAAATTGTCTATCATCCACAAGCTGAGAGCAGTTTTCATTCTGGCATTGGCAGTGCTAGTTATTAATGCTGTAGTTTCCTATGGCAACACTATGCAGCTGATTCATGTCCAGCGATGGGTGACTGACTCTCAGGAAATTATTACTCAATTGGAAAATATCCTAGCGACAATCAAAGATGTTGAAACTGCACAACGCAGTTATTTACTATTTGCAAATGCAGAAGACTTTAAAACCTATCTTGAGGCACGTCAAAAAACTGATAGCAATCTACAAATTCTCAGCAAATTAACTCAGCAAAAGCAGGAGTTAATTTCTGAACTTGAGCAGAAAATCACCAACAGATTCAACACTCTACAAGCAGAAGTTGCTGTCTATCAAAATCAAGGGTTTGATGTAGCGCGCCAGTTAGTTTTATCTCATCGCACTCAGACTTATAGTAACGATATTCAACAGCTAATTCACAAGTTTATAGATGCCCAGAAAAATGTACTACAGCAGCGCATTCAGCAATCGCAAGTAATTTCTCACAAGTCAATTACCTCATTTTCTCTAGCTGCTTTCGTGGATTTGGTGCTGTTGGCGGTATTGTATGATTTGGTATGGCGTTACATCACCCGACTGCAGCAGACAGAATTAGCTTTGCGCCAAAGCGAAAATCGTTTGCGCGCTATCATCGATGCGGAACCAGAGTGCATCAAATTGATTGCTAGGGATGGTACTCTCCTAGAAATTAATGCTTCTGGACTGGCAATCATGGAAGTAGAAAGTGCTGATGCTTTAATTGGGAAATCTGTGTATGATGCGATCGCACCAGAATATAGAAAAGATTATCTTGCGCTCCATGAAATTGTTTGCCAAGGTGACAGAGGAACTTTAGAGTTCGAGATTGTGGGATTTAGAGGTACTCGTCTCTGGATGGAAACTCATGCTGTACCACTACTTAACGAATCTGATGGTACATTTCTACATTTGGCGGTGACGCGAGATATCACCAAGCGCAAGTTTGCAGAACAGAAAATCCGCGAACAAGCAGCGTTGCTAGATGTGACAACTGATGCAATTCTGGTGCGTAATATCCACAACCAAATCTTATTCTGGAATCAAGGTGCTGAACGTCTGTATGGCTGGAAGGCGGAGGAAGTTTTGGGTAAGAATGTTGTCGGGCTTTTGTATCATGCAACTAAGCCACAGCTACATGATGCTTTATTTACCGTCGTCAACAAAGGTGAGTGGCGGGGTGAGTTACAGCAATTGAACAAAGATGGTAGAGAAATCATCGTCGAAAGCCGCTGGACATTGGTACGAGACGAGAATGGACAAGCGAAATCCATCCTGAGTGTAAACACAGAAATTACCCAAAAGAAACAACTAGAAGCTCAACTTTTGCGATCGCAGCGTTTAGAGAGTATCGGTACTCTCGCTGGCGGTATTGCTCACGACCTCAACAACGTACTTGCTCCCGTGTTAATGTCAGTTCACCTATTGCAGCTGAAATTACCCGATCAACAGAGTCAGCGAGTGCTGCAAACTTTAGAAAAGAATGTCAGACGCGGCGCTAATTTACTCAAGCAAGTGTTGTCTTTTGCCCGAGGAATGGAAGGTAAACGGACAATTGTCCAAGTTAGACAATTGGTGCAAGAAATTGAGCAAATTGTCAAGCAAACATTCCCTAAATCCATCACCTGTCAGACAGAACTAGCAGAAAATCTCTGGTACATCTCTGGAAATACCACGCAATTGCATCAAGTGCTGATGAATTTAGTCGTTAATGCTCGTGATGCCATGCCTGATGGTGGTAGCTTGAAGATTGAAGTAGAAAATCTGGTAATTGATCAACACGATGCCCAAGTGCATCTTGATGCTCAAGAGGGTTCATATATCGCTATTTCAGTGATTGATACAGGCACAGGAATGCCACCAGAAATCCAAGAGCGAATTTTTGAACCATTTTTCACCACTAAAGAGATAGGCAAAGGCACAGGATTAGGTTTGTCTACCGCTTTAGGTATTATTAAAAACCACGGTGGTTTTTTGAATGTATATAGCGAAGTAAATAAAGGTACTGAATTCAAGGTATATTTGCCTGTCTCATCTGACAACATCACACCTGCCCTTTCTCCAGAAATAGAACCACATAAAGGAGATGGGGAGTTAATTTTAGTGGTAGATGATGAAGCCGTAATTAGGGAAATTACTAAAGCATCTTTAGAAACATATAATTATCAAGTTTTAACTGCTAATAATGGTGTAGAAGCAGTAGCAATTTATGCACAGTATCAGCAAAAGATTAGTGTAGTGTTGCTAGATATGATGATGCCCACAATGGATGGAGCGATCGCCATTCGCACGTTACAAAAAATCAATCCCCATGTCAAAATTATTGCCATTAGTGGACTGTTATCCAGTCAAAATATTGCGGAAGTCGCTGGTATGGGTGTTAAAGCATTTTTAGCCAAACCCTGTACAGCACAAGAGTTATTGCAAACTATTGGTGCGATTAACAGTCAGAATTAA
- a CDS encoding adenosine deaminase: MALYAELHRHLGGSVVPRVLWRYFERHGSELISPFADYPEFEEFYTRPRNTLDEYLELHTLVESVQTVETLPYFIYRLLRGAYIFENLAYLELRYTPYLRTPEHLSQSERIDKMAEIVEVVGQASRLEQYPIVTSQILCMHTRLPYEVNQAIVNLAAQNPQYVCAIDVAGGDSHYADRQEEWIKLYDYARSQGVKTTGHLYETTAGCFPELLPYLMRIGHGIQIPLLYPELLPDVARRGQCLEVCPTTYIKTGTLQDIRQLKVVFDRCFDAGVDIAICTDNAGLHNVRLPFEYENLLTYDIISFEQLQACQDAAFRHAFAWPHGKRPASLLSGLLKPESPKVLAMRD, translated from the coding sequence ATGGCTTTATATGCTGAATTGCATCGGCATCTGGGCGGTTCGGTTGTACCTCGTGTCTTGTGGCGATATTTTGAGAGACATGGATCTGAATTAATTTCCCCCTTTGCGGACTATCCAGAATTTGAAGAATTTTATACACGTCCACGTAACACCCTAGATGAGTATCTAGAATTACATACCCTAGTAGAAAGTGTGCAAACTGTAGAAACTTTGCCCTACTTTATCTACCGCTTGCTACGGGGTGCTTATATATTTGAAAATTTGGCTTATCTGGAACTGCGCTACACTCCCTATTTGCGGACACCTGAACATCTAAGTCAATCAGAGAGAATTGACAAGATGGCAGAAATTGTCGAGGTTGTGGGACAAGCAAGTCGCTTAGAACAATACCCAATTGTTACTAGCCAAATTCTGTGTATGCACACGCGCCTACCCTATGAAGTGAATCAGGCGATTGTGAATTTAGCAGCCCAAAACCCACAGTATGTCTGTGCTATAGACGTTGCCGGGGGTGATAGTCATTATGCCGATCGCCAGGAGGAATGGATTAAGCTATATGATTATGCGCGATCGCAAGGTGTAAAAACCACAGGGCATCTTTACGAAACCACCGCCGGTTGTTTCCCAGAATTGTTACCTTATCTAATGCGGATTGGTCACGGTATTCAAATCCCTTTACTGTATCCAGAGTTACTCCCAGATGTAGCTAGACGCGGACAGTGTTTGGAAGTTTGCCCTACAACCTACATAAAAACAGGCACTTTACAAGATATACGTCAACTAAAAGTAGTTTTTGACCGCTGTTTTGATGCTGGGGTAGACATCGCCATTTGCACTGATAACGCCGGCTTACACAATGTGCGTCTACCATTTGAGTATGAAAATCTCCTGACTTACGACATTATCAGTTTTGAACAACTGCAAGCTTGTCAGGATGCAGCCTTCCGTCATGCTTTTGCTTGGCCACATGGTAAACGTCCCGCATCCTTATTGAGCGGTTTACTCAAACCTGAATCTCCAAAAGTTTTGGCGATGAGAGATTAA
- a CDS encoding type II toxin-antitoxin system VapC family toxin: protein MKLLVDTQCWLWWFAQPERLSDEAIAHISDEANELWFSVASVWEIGIKVAIGKLPLPEPIDSYISSRMVQLGARSLEITATHALQAAALPLHHRDPFDRMLIAQTQSGGMTLVSADAMFRQYSDVSILWAANS from the coding sequence GTGAAGCTCTTGGTGGATACTCAGTGCTGGTTGTGGTGGTTTGCCCAACCGGAGCGGCTGAGTGATGAGGCGATCGCCCACATTAGCGATGAAGCTAACGAATTGTGGTTCTCTGTTGCTAGCGTTTGGGAAATAGGCATCAAAGTTGCGATCGGAAAGTTGCCACTGCCAGAACCAATCGATAGCTACATTTCTAGCCGTATGGTGCAATTGGGAGCGCGATCGCTAGAAATTACGGCAACTCATGCTTTACAAGCGGCTGCATTACCCTTGCATCACCGAGATCCGTTTGACAGAATGCTGATTGCACAGACTCAGTCAGGAGGCATGACGCTTGTGAGTGCTGATGCAATGTTCAGGCAATACAGCGATGTCTCCATTCTCTGGGCAGCCAATTCGTGA
- a CDS encoding type II toxin-antitoxin system Phd/YefM family antitoxin, with the protein METVNIHYCKTNLSRLLSRVELGEEIIISNRGIPVAKLIPFHVSSNRRASLGLDRGRFMVPEDFDASMPEEILAAFEGGEE; encoded by the coding sequence ATGGAAACTGTCAATATTCATTACTGCAAAACGAATCTCTCACGCCTGTTGTCTCGTGTGGAACTTGGAGAAGAAATTATTATTTCCAACCGAGGCATCCCAGTTGCAAAATTGATTCCGTTTCATGTCTCATCCAATCGGCGAGCTAGTTTAGGGCTGGATCGAGGGCGTTTCATGGTGCCAGAAGACTTTGACGCTTCAATGCCCGAAGAGATTTTGGCAGCATTCGAGGGTGGTGAAGAGTGA